The stretch of DNA TTCTGGATACACCAAATAACGACCACGAAGATAAGAATTCCTAACGATCCTGCAAAGTAGCGATGTACCATCTCGATCCAGGCTTTTTCAGCTTCAAGCACTCGTTCTGGAAATTGTAGATTCGCTTCATTCACCGCTAATGCATCGGAAGGCACGGTGATCTTGCCATAACATCCCGGCCAATCTGGACAACCAAGACCAGCATCAGACAAACGCGTGTAAGCACCGAGCACAATAACAGTCAGAGTTAGCAAGATAGTCACTCTCATAATAAACATGAGTAACTTTGGAGCTCCTTTTTGCATCGCTTATCTCCCTATACGAACCATCAACACCTAATGATTACTCGCCATTACCCCACTCTCGACAGCTTGAGTAGTTTTCGTAAATCATGAATCATGCCTTTCGATTGGCTGACTAACTCCGAAGAGTCCGAAACGCTCTTATATTCCATCACCAGTTGCCCAAGAGGATCGATAATGACAATTGAAGCAGGCGCAAACACAGTACTGAGTTGATCACCACCAGCTAAAAACGACAAATCAGGCTTGTTGAGCGCCCCCGACAACGAGTTACCTTCTGAAACAAAAACAACGGCGGTCACGCGCTCTTTGTTTTTCCCTAACGCTAAGTAGCTTTGATTCAAATAATGAAGCTGTTGTTCACACAAGCTTTCGCACTCCATCGGTGCGATATAACCCACTAACCAACCCTCTCCAGCCATGGGTACCGTTACGCCAAAATCCGCTAACGTGACTCTTGGTTCTACCAATTCGCCTGAGTTAGTGACACCTGACGTATACCAATTCTGGTCCAACACAGTTTTGGCGATAAGCGCTGGCAAAGCGAAAATTAGAACGAGTCCGATTAATACCAAACGTCCCTTAGTACGACGGCTTCTAAGCTCAGCCATGTTTGCCTCGGTACTTTCCCTGTTCACTTGTGCTTGAGATTTATCCATCGTTGTTCTCCGTGATAGGTGTCGCTTTTAGGTACCGATAGCCAATTAACAACATCAAAAACAAAAGTACCGCTGCCATTACAAACCATTGAAATGAGTAACCGAAGTGCTTTTCAGATTTCATCGCCGTTGGTCGCCACAACAACTCATAAGGCCATGAATCTAAGCTTTGAGGTTGGAAAACAAAGGGCAGCACTTCTTGCCCTGTGTACTCTGATAACGCTGTGATGTTGATGTTTTGAATTCTTTTAGGCGTTGTGTTTTCTAAAGCCAACTCATGACTTAGAGGGTTCACCGAACGTGTGTACAAACGCCCTGACATATTGGTTGGTAATGTGATATTTCCTAGTTGCGGTAGCTCTCTTCTGTCACGGCTTGCCACAACAAACCCAAGGTCTATCAGTAGTTGATGTTTGTGCAAGAACTGCTTTCCTTGGCCTTGAACTTCCCCCAACATATAAATCACATACCCCACCGTTCCTTGGTTAATCTGGTTGTCTAACAAGATCACCAAACCACTTGGTGTTTCCAATTCCACATCAACCTTCAAACCATTTAAAGATTGCTGTTCAGATAAATCTTGCGCTTGTGTACGCGAGCTCTGCAATTCAGAGATAACCGCATCCAATGATCTAGACGATTGCTGCGCTCTTTCTGATAGCTGCTGTTCATAACGTAGTTTCTCGTTACCTCTGTCTAACTGCCACAAACCCAACTTGATTAAAATGCCGACTGAAACCACAGTTAAAACAACCGCTATCCAAAAACCTTTACTGCGGAACTTGTGTTCATCATCAATCAATCGGTTTGGAGTTATCACTATGGCGTCATCTACCTTTGTGTTGTTGTTTAAAATTGTATTGGTCGCTTTGCTGTTTTTTATCGCTTTCAACCTGATGAAAGGGCTAATCCAAATCGCCTCAGGTAAACACAATGGCAAAAGACTGAGTCACTTCTTGGGTCGTCGAGTCATGTGGTCAGCCGTTGTCGTGCTACTGTTATTACTGGCGTTAGGTTCAGGAATGATAACTCCCAACCCTCGCCCCTATTAATCCCCTATAGGCTCAACCGTTAAAGCACATAAACAAACACAAACAGCCCTAACCAAACCACATCAACAAAGTGCCAATACCAACTGCCCGCTTGGAACGCAAAGTGGTCTTTCGGAGTGAAGTGGTCTTTCGCAACTCTTGCCAGTAACACAATCAAAAAAATCGTTCC from Vibrio splendidus encodes:
- a CDS encoding DUF2909 family protein, with translation MASSTFVLLFKIVLVALLFFIAFNLMKGLIQIASGKHNGKRLSHFLGRRVMWSAVVVLLLLLALGSGMITPNPRPY
- a CDS encoding SURF1 family protein; amino-acid sequence: MCLPEAIWISPFIRLKAIKNSKATNTILNNNTKVDDAIVITPNRLIDDEHKFRSKGFWIAVVLTVVSVGILIKLGLWQLDRGNEKLRYEQQLSERAQQSSRSLDAVISELQSSRTQAQDLSEQQSLNGLKVDVELETPSGLVILLDNQINQGTVGYVIYMLGEVQGQGKQFLHKHQLLIDLGFVVASRDRRELPQLGNITLPTNMSGRLYTRSVNPLSHELALENTTPKRIQNINITALSEYTGQEVLPFVFQPQSLDSWPYELLWRPTAMKSEKHFGYSFQWFVMAAVLLFLMLLIGYRYLKATPITENNDG